DNA from Kitasatospora herbaricolor:
GCCGACGGTTTCCCGGGCGGCCCGGCCCGCGCCGCGGCGGCGGCCGAGGCCGAGGCGGTCCTGGGCGCCCACCCGGGGGTCGCGCAGTGCGTGGTCGCCGAGGTCGAGACCGCCCCCGGGCGACGGTCCCTGGTGGCGTACGTCGTCGTGACCGGCGAGGGGGCCGACAGCTGGACGCTCACCACCCATCTGCGCGAGCGGTTGCCCCTCGCCCAGCTGCCGGAGGCCGTCGTCCTGCTGCCGTCGCTGCCGCGCACCCGGGCGGGCAAGCCCGACCGGCGGGCCCTGCCGCTGCCGGCGCCGGACGGCCACGCCGCCGGCCACACCCTGCCCGGCCCCCGGTCCGCGAAGGGCGGCAGGCCGGGTGGCAAGGCCGGCGGACGCCCCGGCACCGGCGAGCCACCCTCCCCCGGGGCGCAGTGGCTCGCCGGGTCCTGCCTCGCGGTCGCCCTCGGCCTGCTCACGAGCCTGGCGACCTTCGTCCTGTTCCCCGGTTCGACCGATGTGGTCGGCATTCCCTCACCCTGGGCCGGCCTGCTCCGGCTGCTCCACATCTGCGAGTGCCTGTCGTTCGGCGCGGGGGTGGTCGTCCTGCTCGCCGGCCGCCCGGCGGTCCGCCGGCTGGGCCGGTCACCGGCGCTCACCACCGCGGCCCACCTCTCCCTGGTCTGGCTGCTCGCCGCCTGGTGGCCGCAGGACAACCTCTACCGGACGAGCCGGGCGACCGACTGGCCCCGCCAGGTCGCCCTGGTCTACACGTTCAACGTGACGCTGATGCTGGCGGCGCTGGTCCTCGTGCGGTTCGTCACCTGGCGCGCGCGGCCGGCCCGCGACGGGAAGGGGTGAGGGCGCCCGCCCGGCGCCACCGGCCCTGCGCCGGCTACCCGGCCAAGGTGTCGAAGAGCTCGCCGAGGGCCTGGTTGGCGACCCGGACGAGAGACTCCGCCGCGTCCAGCGCGTCGGTGTCGCGGGCCGCGAGCGCGAGCCCGACGGAGGGCAGCTCCTGGTAGCTCGCGGTCGGCACCAGCGGCAGCAGCGTCACCCCGAGCCGGCCACAGCGCGCCCTCAGCCCCTCGACGTGGTCGAACAGCAGTTGCTGGGAGAGCCTGGCGCCCAGCGGCAGCGCGTCCAGGGTCCGCACCAGGTGCCCCGGGCCCCGCACCTCGTCCAGCCGTGCCTTGAGGACGAAGGCGACCGCCGGGCCGGTCAGCCGCAGGTTGATCTCGGTCGGGGCGAGCCGCCGGGTGCGGTCGATGACGAAGTCGACGTCGAACCAGCCCCGGTAGCCCTCCGCCGCGAGCGCGCGGCCCACCGCCAGTCCGAACGCCTCGGCCGCCCGGGCCGGGCCCCGCGGCACGACGTGCGGGCCGACGGTCACGCCCTGGTAGTGGGTGCCGTCCACCGCCATCACCCCGACGCCGACCGGGTGGACGGCGCCGTCCGGGCCGACCACCGCGTCGAAGGTGAGGTCGCGCAGCCGGCCGGCGCCCTCGACGTACTCCTCCAGCAGCAGGCCGCCGGGGGCGAGCGCCTCCTCGGCGGTGAGCCGGCGCAGCAGCGCCCTGGCCCCGCCGGCCTCGGCGACCTGGCGCGGGGTCACCACGGTGGTGCCGTAACCGCCGACGCCGTGCGGGGACTTCAGCACCGTGGTCGCGCCGCGCGCCGCCCGGGCGGCGATCCGGCGGGCCGCCCGGCGCGGGCCGTCCGGGCGCTCCTGGCGCGGGACGAAGATCCCGGGGTGGCCTGGCGCGATCGCCGTGAACAGCTCGTGCGAGGCCGCCTTGGACTCGTAGCGCCGGGTGACCGCCAGGGCCGCCGCCGAGCCGACGGAGGCGGCCGGGGCAGGTGCGGGGCCGGCCGGGTCGAACAGGTCGAGCAGACCGGCCGTCAGACCCCAGGGCAGGACGGGAAGCCCGGCGGAGCCGATCCGGGCCAGCAGCGCGGGTCGGGCCCGGAGCGCGTCGGCCATGCCGAGGCCGGTGTCGGCGCTGGTGGCCAGCCCGCTGTGGAGCTCGACCCGCCCCCACGCCAACTCCACGGCCAGCAGGTCGATCCAGGCGTCCTCGACCTGGTGCGGCAGCAGGATCACGGCCGGCTCGGGGCTGTAGCAGACGGCCATCGACGCGTAGTGGTGGCCTTGCCGCCGGCGTCGCTCGGCCTGGCCGGCGTCCAGGCCGGGTGCGAGGAACTGGGCGTTGAAGTCCGCCACGTTGCCGATGTGCACGGCGGGACGGCCGTCCGCCCAGGCGTCCCGCCAACCGTCCTGTTGCTCCCCCATGCCCCGAGCCTACGGCCCGGCGCCGCGGCCCGGCAGGCGGACCGGCGGACCCGGCGCGGCACGGGCGGCCGGTCGGGCTCAGTGGACGGTGTACTCCACCGCGACGGAGATCACGGCGAGGCCGCCGAAGACGGCGGCCAGCACGGGGCGCCCGGTGGCGACCAGCGCGAGCGGGGCCGTCCCCAGGACCAGCAGCTTGAGCACGATCGTGGCGGCGGTCGGCAACGGGAACTTCGGCCCGCCGGCCGCCAGGAACAGCCCCCAGACGGTGGCGGCGAGCGCCGGCGCGCCGACCGCGAGCAGGATCTTCGCGGGGACGCTGCGGCCGGTCCGCACTCCCCAGTAGCAGAGGGCCGCCAGCAGGCCCATCTCCAGCGCGAAGGCCACCCCCGCGTTGACGACGGTGACCGGGGTCCAGGTCCGTCCCGCGACCGGTCCG
Protein-coding regions in this window:
- a CDS encoding YrdB family protein, which encodes MRTASPGPVAGRTWTPVTVVNAGVAFALEMGLLAALCYWGVRTGRSVPAKILLAVGAPALAATVWGLFLAAGGPKFPLPTAATIVLKLLVLGTAPLALVATGRPVLAAVFGGLAVISVAVEYTVH